The following nucleotide sequence is from Pararge aegeria chromosome 13, ilParAegt1.1, whole genome shotgun sequence.
ACACTTCATTTGATTTAGTTATTTGTGAACAGTTTGTCCAAGAAGCTTTGTACGCACTATCAACGAAGTACAATGCCCCCTTGGCAATAGTATCGACGTTTGGGAATTGCTTAAGGCATAACATTATGACTCGTAATCCTCTTCAATTGGCCACAATTTTGGCAGAATATTTGAAAGTATATAATCCAGGCAGTTTTTGGGGAAGGCTGAGGAACTTGTATTTTGCCGTTTATGAGTATTTTTGGTGGAGATATTCGTACCTTGAGAAACAAGAGGATCTTGTTAAGAAATATTTGCCAGAATTGGCCGGTAAAATTCCAAGCTTATATGATTTGCAGAAGAACGCATCTTTAATGCTGATCAATAGTCACTACAGTTTCGACACTCCATCTGCGTTGCTACCGAATATAGTAGAAATCGGTGGAATGCATGTGACACAAAGTAATACGAGGCTACCCGAtgtaagatattttatttatacgtctctgaaattatatttgttagACTCAGTTAGTTTAATTAAGTATCGCTAAGTTTGGTCAACATAAGAGTAATAAAACGGAATTAGAAAAACATGACTAAGGTTTCGGTGAGCGAAGCCTTTGTTATAAAAATGATCATCATACAATTTACTGGTatgaagatcatttttataacaACTGCTCTGATCAAACTAAATGGTCATCATGAAATAACGATTGCGTTTTAtacaacatatattataacatatagcATAGCAAATAAAACCAATATCTGCAGTCAActgtataattatattttagtatcgCTTGAGCAAGGTCAAGAACATGATAAAacttatacaataatatattattattcttcttttggTCGGCCATATCTCATGTTATGTAGAATTACCAGCACAATTTGTTTTGTCTTAAAACTTGAAGGTATTTAAacctgttataatatttttgtgtcaTTTATAGGACTTACAAAAGCTCTTAGATGAATCTAAACATGGGGTAGTATATATGAGTCTTGGCTCCAATATCAGAAGTGCAGACCTACCAGAGCAGAAGAAAAGAGCATTTTTAAACGTTTTCAAGCAACTTAAGCAGACTGTTTTGTGGAAATGGGAGGAAGACGAATTAGAAGGTAAACCCGATAATTTGGTTACTGGCAAATGGTTACCGCAGCAGCAAATTATTGGTAAGTAGACCATTCATGCAATACGttggttattattataacatttgttAAGTTGACATTAAACCAGGATCAAAGAGGAAGTTGAAAATAATCTCAACCACATATTGATATCATCATCGCACTTAAAAGTAAACGCTCAGTTACAAAAATTCATACCTAAGCATTtcgaattatttatataaaaacatttataaagtaTGTTTAACGAAATCATTAAgtagttaaatttttactaatattttggTATACTTTTGTGAACATGCTCTAGCgagcaaatatataatattggtCATTATTTCTCAACAATTCTTTTGGCCTTATTATCCGAACAACCGAACAAATCTAGCGGTGCGATTAAAGTAGGGATCTAtcaagtcatcatcatcatcatggtcATCGGCCCATTATTGGAACACTTCCGAGcatgggtcttctctcagaatgagaagggtttagggcgtagcccaccacactggccaaatgcgaattggtggacttcacacacccttcAGAAGTTCGCGAATTGCAACTACGGAGAACTCTTCGCACGGCTAGGGCAGGAGagaattatctccccggggaaagcataaaattgtatcttctgccacagctttatcaactatcagagcattgtcgcacaagtggaaataatatctaagtgtaatgtaataaacgggggtaaacttgtcCTATTCCATgagcaggtggacacgtcaatcgacccctgacaggggatataatcggaggaTATATTTCTTTCCTACTGCCTGTTCTAGCCCTgcaggcatgccggtttgctcacgatgtctTCTTttagcgttaaagcaagtgataatttaattgcttacttTTATAGCAGTTTTTTATCCATCATATGAATATTTGATATATAGTAGCTAaagacatatatatttataactaaaagttCTATCAGCACTACAATCGGGTCTTCTGGGTTAAATTCACATGAAATTATGCGACTTTAGAGACAACTTTTAAAACACCAAAATTAAGGTGTATACGAGTTTTCAGCTCAAACTCTTATTCCGAGATTCATTCCTTTTTTTGCCAACGTGACTGTACTATGCTTAGAAAATCTGCCATGTCCAGCAGATTCATTTTatgactataaaataaatacgaaatattttattttttccaaatatttattttccagcaCATCCTAACATCAAGGTGTTTATAACGCATGGAGGCTTAATAGGTATGCAAGAAGCAATATATAATGGAGTACCTATTGTGGGTGTACCGATATTCTGCGATCAATATAATAACGTGCTCCTTGCTGAAGAAGCTGGCGTCGGAAAAGTTTTGGAATATAATGACATTAATGatgaaagtttaaataaaactcttAACGATGTGCTTAATAACGACTCTTACTTGAAAAAAGCTCGCGTATTGCAACGAAGATGGAAAGATAGGCCAATGAGTCCATTAAATACTACAATATTTTGGTTGGagtatataataagaaataaaggtGCCGATTTCATGAAAAATCCAGCCAGAAATATGAGTTGGTTTGCGTACTGCATGTTGGACGTTTATGGTTTTATATTTGCAGTGTCAATAGCTATTACATTGagtattatgaaattaataaatgatttgaAAGGTTTCATAATTGGACCTCAGAATAAAGTTGCCAAAAAGAAAAAGAGATCATGACCTGTTTTGTTCTTGCAATTCAGTTGTACGCATATCTCTTATTAATTTGATAGGCTAAATTAGAGAtaactgtggttttaagtggaaaGGCCCGggatcgatccccggcagaggcaacttgggaattaataatttcagaattttctctgtttcTGTCCCGGCTGTCGCTATTTACCACCCGGCAAAGACcgaagcgattaagcgtttcagtacgatgtcgcatCGAAACCGTAAGGAGTATACAAACTTTAATATCCCTTGTAGCTCATTCCGTTACCTCCTTCGACGGCATCATCATTTAGCAGTAGGAGAGTtggtaatagaataaaaaaaaaaaacacctgtaAACTTAGTTTAGACTAGAGAAATGACGTGTACAACTGAAATAGGCTTTTATGTTTGATTATAATGGATAATTGATTGATTCTATGTTCGATTTTAACATATCTAACTAATAAAGTATTCTGTAAAGTatgttgttatatatatttatttcatttatagaaTAGCGCATGACTGCAGTCACAGTTATTACGCGACCGAATACGATggaataatataggtaaatcCGTTTCCATAGTTTtatatgttactagctgttgcccgcgacttcgtctgcgtttgattttgtttttaaagtattcagtatcgctaagccttaaatgagtatagttgtatatacatataacatgtgactgtcaattaattatagacaaataatttgcaataaaataaaattgtgactttacttaaagatctaagctatcctatctcttaagttggaccagactccttacggtgtgccaatttaatttaaaatcggttcagtagtttaggagtccatcgcggacaaacatcgtgacaggagatttatatatattaagatttaatatTTGGTTATTTGCTCTGAAGAAACCGAGGTCCTTTTACTTAGACTCATTAAAATCTCTTAACAAATTAAGATGCTAGTGAGTGCAGGTGTACCTTTTGATCTCCGGAGAAGCCTTAAACTCATTTTGAGGTTTATTATCACCCGATGTTCTTATGATTTCAGAAATAATAGGTTGTTTATCcgataaaaaaaattccaacCTTCTTATTATGATGCaagagacaattttttttataaataaataaatatactgctacaatacatacatcgccatctagccccaaggtaagcgtagcttctgttatgggtactaagatgactgatgaatattttatgattgatatacataaatgcttatattatacagatacacacccgagcctgaaaaacattcatgttcatcacacgaaaatgttccagttgtgggaatcggccatggactctgaaagcagggtcactgcccccTGCACCagttttcatcagtcatcttagtacctatagaacaagctacgcttacattgtgCCTGTtataacacagcattgcaacaatgctgcttggcggcagaattaagcatggcgatagtataACTCTGGACAAGTTCTGTCACCAAACGCTCTACTAGTTACAAAAAAGGCACAAAATTTACCTTTTTAATCTTGTCAATAAGGTTAGATTAGACTGTAATAGATCCAGAGGACGAGTCCTacatattaacatattttttttattataaaaataagagtTAGATAACATAAGGACTATTATGATTACGActattaactttacaatgacgTTTTTACACTTGAAGCAAGTCGCGGAATATAAGTATTCCGCGACTTGCAGCTTACGAAAGTAACTAGCTTacaaaattgtttacattagtAAATTTATCGTAAGGGACTTCCGTAACTAAGTAACGTAAGTAAAATTTACAGATGTAATCGGCACCTTACATTTTACTCTGCGAAAGCTACTCGAGCAACTTATGGTTTAGAAAAGGtatgttaagtttaaaaaaaattaaggtaatTGAAAATTGTGATAGAAtggtacaataattataatgaaaagtAATTCAATACGCaagaaaatttcaaattaatgttAGAACAAGGAACGCTTCCCTTTCATAATTTACGCTATTGTTATACAAATCGATGCGATTGTTTTCAAAATTTCTCTTAACACGCTTCATTGTTTGAATTTCGCTCGAACAAAATTTGACATTAAATTACAAAGTTGAAATTAATGGGTTCAAttgaaatttgttttaacaTGAATTTTGTTGGGAAACTTCTTTGCCTCTCGGAATCAGTGTCGTGACGTGTAACGAAGAATACTCATTTATAAGAACTTCGATTATATTAACGTTGGAATAACGAATTGCGTAGTACACATGGCAGTTGATTTAAAATTGTCatgaattaaattttagtaAGTAAACCTTAGttacataaatcaaaataatttattatcagaAAATCAATTTGGATTCCGAAATGGCAAATCAACCGAGGATGCAGTTTTAAGGGTATCGGACATCATTATTAGGAACATTGATAATAAGTTAAAGTCCATTGCCATTTTCTTAGATATCTCAAAAGCCTTTGACACTGTCTCTGTCCCCAAATTGCTAACTAAGCTTGAACAAATTGGTGTTAGAGGTTTCgctcttaatatatttaaaagctatttGACTGAACGTACTCAGTATTGAGTATAGCTTAAATTAATAGCTTTTAAAGTTATCGATCTGAACATACGTTAAAATCGATCTTGAGTTGGCTTCAGCTGAATctacttaatttaaatgtatctaAAACAAAATTCGTTTCATTTGCTTCTTCTTCACCATCCCAAGCACCGCCTACCTTCACCATTCGGGCCCACTCCtgttttaatgataattatattttttgcaagTGTGAACCAATTGAACGCTGTATGAGCACCAAGTACTTAGGTGTAACAATTGATGGTTCTATGACCTGGAGGCAACATATTGACTCTATTGTTCCTCGGCTCAGGAAACTTATCTTTGTGTTTCGGCGACTGAGGAATGTGGTTGTTTTCAACTGCTTAAAAACAATTTACGACTCTCTAGCAAAATCGATTCTTACATACTGCATTACCTTTTGGGGCGGTTCTGGGATATCTCTAATGCTGAGACTGGAAAGAGCTCAAAGGTCGGTCCTTAAGGTTATGTGCATTAAACCTTTATATTTTCCTACCACTGAGCTGTACTCAATCACTGGAGTGTTGACGGTAAGGCAGCTATTTGTCCTATCTGCGATTCTTCGTAAACATGCCGAGATGCGCTATGACCCTAACTTATCAAACACGAAGCGAAGATCATATATGGTATGTAGGATGGAGGCAACCCGCACTGCAGTCGCAAGACGCCATTACCCAATTTTGAGTTGCTTACTGTACAACAGACtaaacaaagaaattaatatCTACCCTTTACCAAGACACTCATGTAAGTTAAAATGTTCAAAGTGGCTTCAATCACTATCTTATGAAGAGAcggaaaaacttttaattattttaaacacatacacacacacacacaccacaaaaTACATACACTCTTACACACACACTCGAAatcaagtttgtttgtttgtttgtggtttgtttgtttgtggttgcatgtatcccttttttgtatcttattttattttaaataatagataaatatcaagtgaacagtggtaaattttaggttttggaggtgggcgtgatcactgttacgcagtttcatacttttacagtgatcatcgtttcattcattagtggttaagatatgttattgttcacaaaataaaataaataattaaaaataaacctagcTTCGTCCCATGTCTAATATTCGCTCATACtttatccctacttccctactcaTCTCATATATATGCGAAAGATGGTGTTTGaaaaaggataaacaaacaaagtcatattcacatttataatattgaaaatgttcgctgaaaaaattgtttaaatatttgacTAATTGCGTGTAACATTAAACCGTGCAGTTTTTTCTGGCACCCTCTTTCGCTTCACAAAGTTCCGGCAAAGTGTgtatatttactatatatttttttgttattttttttattccactccaagttagcccttgactgcaatgtcacctggtctctggtctgatctcacctggtgagtgatgatgcagtctaagatagtagcgggcggTTAGGGGTTATAGAAGCCATACCCCTtctcggtttatacgcgacatcgcaccggaacactaaaatttaaatatgtatatattatgtcaCATATACATTAAGAGGTAAAGGTTAATGCCGGAAGTTgtatgggatttggtttcacatagtactCATAAGGTGCCTTCATGGAATTTATCTCATTAAGAaggatttattaattacaatacattactaaaaacattaaaactctagttcACCGGATTTCAGTGTTACAagcaaatgaagttcgtgaattaaggttatttttgacacatgcgattattgtacctTGATTGATGATACTCttcacaatatgtatttttcgttttattttgttttgtttttttgtacacAAGTGACGTacctcttttgattttttttaggtagatttaaaaaagatgACAGAAATAATAGAACCACTAATTTAtctcattaaaagatttttaaccgTCGAAGTTAAGACTTGGGATGTTAGAggttatacttttaaaaaaaacttaatttttgaaacCAATTTGAGTGCGGCACCAAACGAAACCatgttccggcattctcctttgcCAATCTATATATCTtaattctcaaaggcgtatgattTCTAACAATCCGCACCTGGCCAGTATGGGTGCAACCACGCTGCTCACGTGGGGATAGGTAGAATTAACAGGCTAAGaccacccttctcattctcagaaGAGACCCGCGACCTGTAATTGGAAACCTTATTTAGAAGTATTCAGCACCTGGACTGCCATCATTGaaggggaataaaaaaatcattaaaatgttAAACACATGCTTAGtactctttaaaatattaactactCGTTACGAAAATATTGTTAGATGTCGAAACTCATTTCATAATTACTGGGTGTTATAGTGCATggcagtgagcttacaaatcagtaacatatttaaataacggTGTACGGACGTGTAATGATGAAGAACACACaaaatttctttacattttGACATTAAAGTTTGTTTATGTAGATCCAACTTCAAGCGAAATGTTACAACTCTGTGGTCGACAATTCACGATTTTTCTAAGGTAGCCGGGACCATTGAGGtcaaatataatgtaaaaacaCAATAATACAGTTTGTCGCAGTGCGTCTGCCAAGTTGTAGATAGCTTTCCAACAACAGCTATGGCATTAACTTACATAGTAGGTACTTAGATTATCCGGTATTTCAGGGGTCTCAAAGTACACGACTATTCCATTTATGTTGCGAAGGAATTTACTGTGATGTCTTAATTTGGAAATGTCAGTTCCACTTGTGATTTTATAATATGCACTTAGCTCAGTCcgacgttttatttatttaaatatttaatttcttagacGTCGCGTCGCTGTATTTGGGTCTAATGGAAGTCTAACTTTGATAGTATATACCTACACGTAGTTCAATTCATATATCATATCTtgctatattattaattatgtctTTTTCAATGtgatactatattattttttctccAGACAACCCAATCCTGCCAAATCGCCATAGCTATAATAGCACAAGGTCTATGGTATATAACCATTTATCTAACATAGCAGAGCACAGACCATCTTCTGGGAAAAAATGGGAAAGAGGCCTTTGTCATGGGAGTCTTCCCGTACGTTTACTGTTGTTTTACTGttactattttgttttaatatgtattcTGTACTTGTCTTTGCCACTAAACTGAAGACTATATGTCAAATTTAAGGTTACAAAATAGAAAACGATTGCAATGTCATAGAGAATCAAGGGTCCTGTGCTGCAGCATATTTACTATATATTCAGTCTTAAATTAAATGATCACTATTCTTGTAGGCCAATATGAGGTTTTTCACCCAGTTAACCTATTTAAGAACATCTctagatggtttagatttacttttaaaaccGGTAGGTGGAATCACTATCACATTGTTTCAGTCCGATTTATCAAAGTAATACACATAGtcattctattttattttgttcactCTATTTTAGCTGGCATTTAGATTATTAACTTTGAAGTAAAATCtatagtaaaaaacaaaaaccaagtAATACgcattctatatatatatatatatacagtcattctattttcttttgttcAATGACTTCATCTCTgacattcaaaaataaatgaattgaataaCCTTGATAGTAATAAGGCTAAAATTATCTCagtttcttcattttgtatttaaatctcAAGCATCATGGAGCTCAAAAGCTATAATGTAGCGGCGTACAGAAATTGTCCAACTTTCAGAAGAGAAAAATAGCCGTTGAATTAAATGTATGGTAATCTAGCATTAGCATATGAGTGAAAAATCACTGGTCCATTAAAGTGTGTCGTATCTTGGCAGTGTGAAAGGAtggagtaggtaggtaggtaggtactaagggCAGTTTAACAAGTAGCTAAGGTGCCATTAAGGTCTAAGACCTCACCGTTCTCAGGCGTCGTTTGTCATGCAAATAGAGAGTGAATAATTTATAGAAGACTCAGCCTCTAGTATTATGATCTTCGTAGCTGAATATCGTTTGGTAAGTGCATGACTATTATAGTGGGAAATGCTTGCAAAATGTATGTCGATTCATGGTGATTGTACAAAGAGAATTTAAGAAATGCACTCCGGTTATTTTTGTCTCATACTAACTACTTACTTGTAGTACCAGGCCACGCGCACTGGCCTGCACTTACACAGCGCATGTGTtcacactttatttttaaaattccatacaagttaacctttgactgcaatatcacctggtagtAAGCGACAATGTAGTGGCTgttatatccctaatcggtttccacgcgacatcgtaccggaacgctaaatcacttagcagtGGCACGTGGTAGTCttttgtaactagccacggccagagcATCCCACCAGAGTAGATCTAAGAAagttctaaaattataataaacgaaATTGCCAgacaaatttctttatttcatttgtaaacattttccagaataAAGGATCATGCATCCGTAAAATGGGGCATCGTATGTGCACAACTGAGAGACGTTAGTCACGGATTACACcagcgtttaaaaaaaaaggtcgcGAACATGCTATGCTTACGAGTACAATGAGAACGCGCCTTCATAACGCTGCGGGTTTAGCTTTGCACATAAATAAGGGGACCCTGTCCGCAGGCTGCACGATGTCCGGCTCAATTTTTTACCGTATTTTGCTTCGTGCTGTGGTTTTTGGTACAGAATGTTGCTCAGTTTACTCTATTTTAGCTCTAATTGAGATTATTATCTTTAAAGTAAAATCtttagtaaaaacaaaaaccaactaaaaagtaagaaataaatattttctacaacatttttaattcggtgccaagtaaaatgtggAAAGTTGCTATGTGTAGATCATATACatacttcgtattcctttttacaAGTACATAGAAGCAAAGGAAGTACCACtagttttctacattttacttggcaccgacttaaaagagtgtaagaaattatttatatcttgcttttagatttaaaacaaagtctgtttttttttgtcaaaaagtttttttcatgCGTTTTTGTAGGTAGGTTTGCAATCgtatcttaaatttaaatatctaaaatgttataattaaatatcgaagtaagtaataatagccgtatgtcaactgctcataaccgtCTACAAAATATAGACTTTGCCAAAGCCGGGACGTTAATGTTTGAGAAGTTCTCCCGGCACGTCACCTTTTTTGTGACGATCATATTGTACAGacataataaaagctgcaacacaaacctccatagtccaatgttcccgaAACGCTGAAGATGGTAACAAGTGGAGGtgcatcgcgggggctgctgtagccaaagaaaatgtaccatcgtcaaccacgaccactctgtcaagagagAACGACTAAGGAGACCATACTATATAACATAATCGAAACGCAActagtgtaatacttattattgtgtagttccggtggccatccgtggtcttcatcatcaggtTCACTCGAACGAAACCTTTTCGATAGTAAATGCTCAagctactttaaaaaatacttaaaacgctaTAGATGTCCCTAAAAAATTTGAAGAATTTcctcaatttctccaggatcccttcaacagatcttgactTGATGAACATGGGATcacatgggaagtataccgtctcaaacaagaaaaataatttttcaaatctctttataaattaaagaattCTGAGCCAACAGCAAACCAGCAAGCAAAAATGCAAccgaattgaatattttttcaaatagaaataaataaaaataaataataataaatataaatgaaataattctAAGCGAACATAAAAAagcaaccgaattgagaacctccttttatgaaagtcggttaaaaaatacatatttactaAAACACTTCGATGGCCGTGCcaagtaacataaaaaaattactagtcTTCATGACGTACcgattagccaaatcggttaaATATAGAAACATACGCTgatgaagtcgcaggcaacagcagCATAAATCTACCCTCACAATAAGACGGTTTTCCTTACTGTGAGGTTAGGAAAACAGCTACCATAGGATGTTGATAACATTAATTTTGCCGTCCTAAATAACTATAGATATCATTTtcatattagtaaaaataaatctgctgagtttcttgcaggcttctCCTCGGTAGAAATTGTATGCTGACCAGGTATATTTTTGGCTAAGAccagccagcgtggtagactaggTAAggtctaagcccttctcattctcctCGTGCCCTGAATCAGGCTAGTAATACGCAACTAATGCCTAgaataaaaattggtatttaaattaaaaagtaatgacGTTTGAACAATAAGTACAAGTAAGTTATTGAACCtttaatatatatgcataagttaactatctaatattt
It contains:
- the LOC120628713 gene encoding UDP-glycosyltransferase UGT5-like — encoded protein: MVGLVLKAVLLIFVGYAEAANILLVIPFSAMSHYIFLRPIGIELAQRGHNVTVITTYLEKKPPPNYHQVKVVEKKIWELIEGETPTIFDMVDLSAEEFHHRVVWPGGLAITELTLNSPEVKDFLKRDNTSFDLVICEQFVQEALYALSTKYNAPLAIVSTFGNCLRHNIMTRNPLQLATILAEYLKVYNPGSFWGRLRNLYFAVYEYFWWRYSYLEKQEDLVKKYLPELAGKIPSLYDLQKNASLMLINSHYSFDTPSALLPNIVEIGGMHVTQSNTRLPDDLQKLLDESKHGVVYMSLGSNIRSADLPEQKKRAFLNVFKQLKQTVLWKWEEDELEGKPDNLVTGKWLPQQQIIAHPNIKVFITHGGLIGMQEAIYNGVPIVGVPIFCDQYNNVLLAEEAGVGKVLEYNDINDESLNKTLNDVLNNDSYLKKARVLQRRWKDRPMSPLNTTIFWLEYIIRNKGADFMKNPARNMSWFAYCMLDVYGFIFAVSIAITLSIMKLINDLKGFIIGPQNKVAKKKKRS